Proteins encoded by one window of Kribbella italica:
- a CDS encoding TetR/AcrR family transcriptional regulator, with translation MSPVNERRERERADRHRLIVTAARELAEAEGWEAVTTRRLADRVEYSQPVLYSHFNGMTGIVSAVALEGFEALAAQLRGAREEATGQAREEATGQAREEATGQAREEATGQPQEGVTGPPVAGKSGKASPLGAVCQAYLDFASTRPAVYQAMFVLPTELKFASDETPASMRACFDEFVACFRGDDEPRELSAEVVWSAVHGMAVLSGSGRIPPALQEERVGFLVSRLAE, from the coding sequence ATGTCCCCCGTCAACGAGCGCCGTGAACGCGAGCGGGCCGACCGTCATCGACTGATCGTCACGGCCGCGCGGGAGCTCGCGGAGGCCGAGGGCTGGGAGGCGGTGACGACGCGGCGGCTGGCCGACCGGGTCGAGTACAGCCAGCCGGTGCTCTACAGCCACTTCAACGGGATGACCGGGATCGTGAGTGCGGTCGCGCTCGAGGGGTTCGAGGCACTTGCCGCTCAGCTGCGGGGTGCGCGGGAGGAGGCGACCGGGCAGGCGCGGGAGGAGGCGACCGGGCAGGCGCGGGAGGAGGCGACCGGGCAGGCGCGGGAGGAGGCGACCGGGCAGCCGCAGGAGGGAGTGACCGGGCCGCCTGTGGCCGGGAAGTCCGGGAAGGCGTCCCCGTTGGGCGCGGTCTGCCAGGCGTACCTGGACTTCGCGAGCACGCGACCTGCGGTCTATCAGGCGATGTTCGTGCTGCCGACCGAGCTGAAGTTCGCGAGTGACGAGACGCCGGCGTCGATGCGGGCGTGCTTCGACGAGTTCGTCGCGTGCTTCCGGGGGGACGACGAGCCGCGTGAGTTGTCCGCGGAGGTGGTCTGGAGCGCGGTGCACGGGATGGCCGTGCTCTCGGGCAGCGGGCGGATTCCGCCGGCCCTGCAAGAGGAACGGGTCGGCTTCCTCGTCTCCCGGCTCGCCGAGTAA
- a CDS encoding DUF4267 domain-containing protein: MITTVATVLAGLIGVGILFIGLNVFRAPRAAAGFGIPGTPTEDPTFRAWLTVKADRDIVAGLLLFLVLFAGTPHLLGGYLLVAALMPVADALIVLRSKGPKATAYGVHAATAAIMAAVGVLLFL, translated from the coding sequence ATGATCACCACCGTCGCCACCGTGCTCGCCGGACTGATCGGCGTCGGCATCCTCTTCATCGGCCTCAACGTGTTCCGGGCGCCCCGCGCGGCGGCCGGCTTCGGCATTCCCGGTACGCCGACCGAGGATCCCACCTTCCGGGCGTGGCTGACCGTCAAGGCGGACCGCGACATCGTCGCCGGACTCCTGCTCTTCCTGGTGCTGTTCGCGGGCACACCCCACCTGCTGGGCGGATACCTGCTGGTCGCCGCGCTGATGCCCGTCGCCGACGCCCTGATCGTGCTGCGCAGCAAGGGCCCCAAGGCCACGGCGTACGGCGTCCACGCGGCAACCGCCGCGATCATGGCGGCGGTCGGCGTCCTGCTGTTCCTCTAG